One window of Perca fluviatilis chromosome 12, GENO_Pfluv_1.0, whole genome shotgun sequence genomic DNA carries:
- the zic2a gene encoding zinc finger protein ZIC 2a, which produces MLLDAGHQFPGLGVGSFARHHSASEMQERDLSLAQNSFVDSAHMGAFKLNHDLSPGQSSAFTSQAPGYPAAALGAHAAHVSSYASSPFNSTRDFLFRSRGFGESSPASSQHTIFGPTAGSLHHSHTDTQGHILFPGIHDQHGSHGSPNVLNGQMRLGLPGEVFGRSDQYHQVSSPRTDPYSAAQLHNQYGSMNMNMGMNMAAHHHPGAFFRYMRQQCIKQELICKWIDPEQLSNPKKCCNKTFSTMHELVTHVSVEHVGGPEQTNHVCFWEDCARESKPFKAKYKLVNHIRVHTGEKPFPCPFPGCGKVFARSENLKIHKRTHTGEKPFQCEFEGCDRRFANSSDRKKHMHVHTSDKPYLCKMCDKSYTHPSSLRKHMKVHEASPPASDSSPAASSGYESSTPPGLVSPTTETQSNTTLSPASAVHNTTSHSGLSSNFSEWYV; this is translated from the exons ATGTTGCTGGATGCTGGTCACCAGTTCCCCGGACTGGGAGTGGGGTCATTTGCCAGGCATCACTCAGCGAGCGAGATGCAGGAGAGAGACTTGAGTTTGGCACAAAATAGCTTTGTAGACTCCGCACACATGGGTGCGTTTAAGCTGAACCATGATCTCTCTCCGGGACAGAGCTCTGCCTTCACCAGCCAGGCGCCGGGCTACCCCGCTGCGGCTCTGGGAGCTCACGCCGCCCATGTCTCGTCGTATGCAAGCTCTCCTTTCAACTCAACCAGGGACTTTCTCTTTCGTAGTCGTGGCTTCGGAGAATCCTCTCCGGCTAGCAGCCAACACACTATTTTTGGCCCCACGGCGGGATCCCTTCATCACTCCCACACAGACACTCAAGGCCACATTCTGTTCCCCGGGATCCACGACCAACATGGGTCCCACGGTTCCCCGAATGTCCTCAACGGGCAAATGAGGCTCGGACTACCCGGAGAAGTTTTCGGACGCTCCGACCAGTACCACCAGGTTTCCAGCCCGAGGACCGACCCGTACTCTGCAGCGCAGCTCCACAACCAGTACGGCTCCATGAATATGAACATGGGGATGAACATGGCAGCCCACCACCACCCCGGTGCCTTTTTCCGCTACATGAGGCAGCAGTGCATCAAGCAGGAGCTCATCTGCAAGTGGATCGACCCCGAGCAGCTCAGCAATCCAAAGAAGTGTTGCAACAAAACTTTTAGCACCATGCACGAGTTGGTCACGCACGTCTCGGTGGAGCATGTCGGTGGACCGGAGCAGACCAACCACGTCTGTTTCTGGGAGGATTGCGCCCGGGAGAGCAAACCGTTCAAGGCGAAATACAAACTGGTGAACCACATTCGGGTGCACACCGGGGAGAAGCCTTTTCCATGCCCCTTCCCTGGCTGTGGAAAGGTCTTCGCACGGTCGGAAAACTTGAAGATAcacaagagaacacacacag GAGAGAAGCCGTTCCAGTGTGAGTTTGAGGGCTGCGACAGAAGGTTTGCAAACAGCAGCGACCGAAAGAAACACATGCACGTTCACACGTCGGACAAGCCTTATCTCTGCAAAATGTGTGACAAGTCCTACACACATCCCAGCTCCCTACGAAAACACATGAAG GTACATGAAGCTTCTCCACCAGCATCAGACTCATCACCAGCAGCCAGCTCTGGTTATGAATCCTCCACACCTCCAGGCCTGGTGTCTCCCACCACCGAGACCCAAAGCAACACCACCCTGTCCCCAGCCTCAGCTGTGCACAACACCACCAGCCACAGTGGCCTATCCTCCAATTTCAGTGAATGGTATGTTTAG